Proteins encoded within one genomic window of Columba livia isolate bColLiv1 breed racing homer chromosome 1, bColLiv1.pat.W.v2, whole genome shotgun sequence:
- the LOC135578289 gene encoding T-cell activation Rho GTPase-activating protein-like, translated as MGQVNCCRGPRDDPEPEQQCVPVPASHQPLLRQSQAKAGAEQQPPPLASSCSEGGVGHSAGGSSRRRRWLPWPFARGRTSDAAEAAEPSGSGRTGVLFGRPLAALCSQNGLLPQPIQDLLALLQEHGPSTEGIFRLAAGERASRELREALDSGAQVQLESQPVHLLAAILKEFLRKIPSKLLQAELYQDWMSALHNTSRQERLAGLKDVASKLPEPNLLLLKQLLTLLHTISSNAGTSRMTAASLAICVGPNLLSPPEEDTLPLDVLVQVTGKVTQLLEFLIVHHEELFEEEEAGLPSASTEELPAPGAEAEASEVPPVTLESEHLSSTSEESSFLDFLDEL; from the exons ATGGGCCAGGTCAACTGCTGCCGCGGGCCCAG ggacgacCCTGAGCCCGAGCAGCAGTGCGTGCCCGTCCCAGCATCTCACCAGCCACTGCTCCGGCAGAGCCAGGCGAAG gctggtgcagagcagcagccaccaccTCTTGCCTCCTCCTGCAGCGAAGGTGGCGTTGGCCACTCGGCTG gtggctccagcaggaggaggaggtggctgccctggcccTTCGCACGGGGAAGGACCTCAGATGCTGCAGAGGCTGCCGAACCATCAGGCTCTGGCCGCACGGGGGTTCTGTTTGGCCGGcccctggcagctctctgcagccagaACGGCttgctgccccagcccatccaG gacctgctggctctcctgcaggagcacggACCATCCACCGAGGGGATCTTCCGGCTGGCGGCCGGCGAGCGCGCCTCCCGGGAGCTGCGGGAGGCCCTGGACAGCGGCGCCCAGGTGCAGCTCGAAAGCCAGCCGGTGCACCTCCTGGCCGCCATCCTGAAG gagttcctgcgcaagatcccctccaagctcctgcaggcagagctgtacCAGGACTGGATGAGCGCCCTGCACaacaccagcaggcaggagaggctggcgggGCTGAAGGA CGTGGCCAGCAAGTTGCCCGAGCCCAACCTGCTCCTCCTCAAGCagctgctcaccctgctgcacaCCATCAGCAGCAACGCCGGCACCAGCAGGATGACAGCGGCCAGCCTGGCCATCTGCGTGGGGCCGAACCTCCTCAGCCCACCGGAGGAGGACACGCTGCCGCTGGACGTCCTGGTGCAGGTGACCGGCAAG gtgacGCAGCTGCTGGAGTTCCTCATTGTCCACCACGAGGAactctttgaggaggaggaggctgggctTCCCAGTGCATCCACCGAGGAGTTGCCAGCACCAGGGGCAGAAGCAGAAGCCTCAGAG GTGCCTCCAGTCACCCTGGAAAGTGAACACCTGAGTAGCACCTCTGAGGAGAGCAG CTTCTTGGATTTCCTGGATGAGCTCTGA